The Anaeromyxobacter sp. Fw109-5 genomic interval AGATCGCGAGCCACGACCTGGAGATCCGCGGCGCGGGCAACCTGCTCGGCAAGGACCAGTCCGGCCAGATCGAGGCGGTGGGGTTCGAGCTGTACTCCGAGCTCCTCGACGAGGCGGTGCGCGAGCTCAAGGGCGAGCCGCCGCGGGAGGACATCGACCCCGACGTGCAGCTCCCCGTCCCGGCGTTCATCCCCGACCCCTACATGCCGGACGTCCACCAGCGCCTCTACTTCTACAAGCGGCTGGCGCAGGCCACGACCGACGAGGAGCTCGACGAGGTCCGGGCCGAGATCGTGGACCGCTGCGGCGATCCGCCCGAGGAGCTCGACGCGCTCTGCGACGTGATGGCCGTGAAGGTGCGGCTGCGCGCCCTGCGCATCCGCGCGCTGGAGGCCGGCCCCGGCCGGCTCGTGCTCACCCTCGGCGAGGGCGCCGCCCTCGACCCCTTCCTCCTCGCGAAGCACGTCACCGCCTCGAGCGGCGCGCTGCGGCTCACCCCCGACATGAAGCTCGTCGCGGCGCTCGGCGGCGCCCGGCCCGCGGCCCCCAAGGCCGCGCCGCCGAAGGGCGCGAAGGGGCCGAAGGGGAAGGCCGCGGGCCGGCCCGCGCTGCCGCCCGTGCGCGCCGCCGCCGTCGGCCTGGTGCCCTCGCCGGCGATGGAGCTGAGCACCGGCCGCGAGCTGCTCGGGGCCGCCCGGGAGCTCCTCGCCGGCCTCGCGCGCTGCGCCCGCCCCGAGTAGCCGAGCGCCCTCCGGACGTCCCGCCCTGGAGGGGGTCTGCGATCCTTGATCGCCCCGTCGTTCCGTGCTCTTTTCAGCCGCTCGAAGCCAGCGCTCGGCCCCCCGTAGGGGAAGAACGGAGCGTGGTCCGGCGTTGGCCTACCGGCTTTCCTGCACGTCTTCCCGAAGGAGCACTCGCATGCAGCGCCGTCTCATCGTCACCGGCCTCTGCGCGCTCGCCGTCGCCTGCGGGCCGAAGAAGGACGAGAAGAAGTCCGGCCCGGTGGTCGCCCAGGGCAACGGGGTGACCATCACCGCCGACGAGTTCAAGGCTCGCCTCGACGAGCAGTCTCCCTTCATCCGCGCGCGCTACACCACGCTGGAGCGCAAGAAGGAGTTCCTCGACAACCTGGTCCGGTTCGAGGTGCTCGCGCGCGAGGCCGAGAAGCGCGGGCTCGCGGACGATCCCGACGTGCAGATGACGCTGAAGAAGATCATGGTCCAGAAGCTCGTCCAGAAGAACTTCCAGGACCTGGAGGGCGCGAAGAACCTGCCCGAGCCGGAGCTCCAGAAGTACTACGACGATCACAAGTCGGACTACTTCCGCCCGAAGCGCGTGCGCCTCGCCGCGGTGATCTGGAACGCGCCCGCCGGCTCGCCGGAGCGGGCGAAGAAGCTCGCCCAGGCGAAGGCCGCCCTCGCCAAGATCAAGGCCGAGGAGAAGAAGAACGCGCTCGCCTTCAACCAGGCGGTGGCGCAGTACTCCGAGGACGCGGCCACCAAGAGCGCCGGCGGCGACCTCCAGTTCAAGTCGCACGAGGAGCTCAGCCAGGCGTTCTCGAAGGAGCTCGCCGACGCCGCGTTCGCGCTGCAGGCCGGCCAGACCTCCGGCGTGATCGAGACGCCCAAGGGCCTCTACCTCCTCAAGCTCACCGCGCAGCAGGAGGAGCTGAACCGCTCCTTCGACCAGGTGAAGACGCAGATCGCGAACAAGCTCTACCGCGAGCGGAAGACCAAGGAGTTCGACGAGTGGCTGAAGCGCCTCAAGGACGAGGCCAAGATCTCCGTCGACGAGAAGGCGCTCGAGGCCATCGAGGTCTCCGCCGCCGCCGCGCCCGCCGGCATGCCG includes:
- a CDS encoding peptidyl-prolyl cis-trans isomerase, with protein sequence MQRRLIVTGLCALAVACGPKKDEKKSGPVVAQGNGVTITADEFKARLDEQSPFIRARYTTLERKKEFLDNLVRFEVLAREAEKRGLADDPDVQMTLKKIMVQKLVQKNFQDLEGAKNLPEPELQKYYDDHKSDYFRPKRVRLAAVIWNAPAGSPERAKKLAQAKAALAKIKAEEKKNALAFNQAVAQYSEDAATKSAGGDLQFKSHEELSQAFSKELADAAFALQAGQTSGVIETPKGLYLLKLTAQQEELNRSFDQVKTQIANKLYRERKTKEFDEWLKRLKDEAKISVDEKALEAIEVSAAAAPAGMPGAPGGMGGHGAMPGAAPPRATPAPPAPAK